Below is a genomic region from Fischerella sp. PCC 9605.
ACAAATTACTCAAGAGTTTGCTAGTGGTCGGTTGAATGCACGAGTACCTGTATCGGATATTCCAGAACTGAACAGACTGGGAGCAAGCTTTAACCGTATGGCAGCCAGTTTAGAAGGAGTAGAAGCGCGGCGGCGGGAATTAATTGGAGACATGACCCATGAATTGCGGACACCCTTAACAGTAGTGCGCGGTTATTTGGAAGAACTGGCTGACGGGAGAATAGAACCCTCTAGTGAAATTTATCTGCGGTTAGTCAAGGAAACGAAGCGGTTAGAACGATTAGTCAACGATCTGCAAGAACTTTCTAAAGCAGAAGCTGGTTATTTGCCGATTAACATTCAGCCTGTAAATCTACGTCCCTTACTAGAGTCATTAGTGGAAAGATTCGCCGACCAATTGCTTGAAGATGGGCCAGTGCTGCGACTGGAGTGTCCGCCACAGCTACCCCCTGTGTTAGCAGATATTGACCGTACAGAACAGGTGTTAGTGAATCTAGTTGGTAATGCAGTGCGTTACACTCATCAAGGCGCAATTACCATCCATGCTTGGACTGATGCCTCAAAACTTTGGATTGCAGTAATTGATACGGGTATGGGAATTGCCGCAGCAGATTTGCCCCATATATTTGAGCGCTTTTGGCGAGCTGATAAATCCCGCGATCGCCATTCCGGTGGTACTGGTATCGGTTTAACAATCTCTCGCCGTCTAGTGGAACTACAAGGCGGCTACATGGAAGTAGAAAGCGAACTCGGAAAAGGTAGCACTTTTCGTTTCTGTTTGCCTTTGTTTCGTTACAATGCCCGTTCGGGATAGCGAAAATAAGTCTTTCTCTTACCCCTTTTTGATTCACATCTCGCACGCCTATGCAACAACCTGAAGGCACTGCCTCCAAACCCTCGTTACCAGGTTCAACCTGGTAACGAGGACTAGAACCAGAGGCTCTTTATAGACATGAATTCGGTTGGGGTCAACCATTGGGTTAGGCGATGTCAGACAGGCACAGCCTGCAATTGCTGTTTGAGCCTAGAATCCTCGCCCTTATAGAGTGGGGAGTATGTAAATATTGATACCAAATTGCGTTCGGACATAGCAATAGCAATTCGTGCCCTCTCCCCTTCCCCTCTCCCAAATTGGGAGAGGGGTGCCGGCAGGCGGGGTGAGGGAAGTACTATTTTTGACTGCAACTTAGTATGACTTTTGCAAGAGGTATCATAAACAAAGTTCACAACAAAGTGTAAAATCTGCTGATCCGTTTCCCACTTTCAACCGAATTTTAATCATTCATTTAACACATAATTTTCATAGATAATACCAATTCTCAAAACTAGAACTACACATAGTTCGTAGTAAGTACTTAAGTGCTTACTACAAGCCAAGAAAATTTGTAGTCATTTTTTCGAGAAACAGTATAAATAGTGATGCAATATAACTTTCTGCTGTGAATACAATTATGATTAGGTATTTATTACCCTAATTTTCCTAATCAGATTAGGGTTAACCTCAAGTTCAAGGTGAAAGATAAAAGGTAAAATTATCAACTTAACTCTTTACTTTTGCTTTTTTATTTTGACTAAATACATGCAATTCCACTTGATAAAATGTATCAATCACAACTATCTTTTAGATGCAGCATAATCGCAGATGAAAGACCATCCCAAAGAGGAGTATTAACATCAGCCTTTCTCAAACCTACCGCCGTCCACGAATTACAATTTTTCAATATAGAGTAACTGCCAACTGCTCCATAAAAGCCTGCATTGCTAGTATGACCATTACCTAAACGAATTTTTTTACCCTTTGCATCTACTTTAAAGCTAGTTTGGATATACTCCATTAGTTGTAAATAATCGTCTTTATTGACTCGAACACATTTTACTTCTAAATTATCTAGTATTCTTTGATACCCTTTGACATGCATTACAGAGGGAGTAGGCAGAAATAGTGCTTTCAGAGTAGTAGACAATTTCAAATCTGCCAAAGAAGGAGTTGACATATAGAAGTCTCTATCTCCCCACCCAAAACTCAAATAATTGTAATCTTGGGTAGTATCTATACCAACTTCATTTA
It encodes:
- a CDS encoding sensor histidine kinase — translated: MFKIGWRWTKSLPLGTRLFFSHLVVIIVAVVSLVIISKLSSPRLFVLHLQQLEKRGYRLFNIRTELVAGFEIAWRRSTLWSVVVSATAAGGLSYLVSKRIMQGLTKMEQITQEFASGRLNARVPVSDIPELNRLGASFNRMAASLEGVEARRRELIGDMTHELRTPLTVVRGYLEELADGRIEPSSEIYLRLVKETKRLERLVNDLQELSKAEAGYLPINIQPVNLRPLLESLVERFADQLLEDGPVLRLECPPQLPPVLADIDRTEQVLVNLVGNAVRYTHQGAITIHAWTDASKLWIAVIDTGMGIAAADLPHIFERFWRADKSRDRHSGGTGIGLTISRRLVELQGGYMEVESELGKGSTFRFCLPLFRYNARSG
- a CDS encoding TIGR02117 family protein, producing the protein MKFTNNLVFIRLLYRLTSCFLGVVLFGFALLAISAFVPRKWMSYSKDNCELKICISNTGIHSNIIVPTKNNVFDWHNYIYINEVGIDTTQDYNYLSFGWGDRDFYMSTPSLADLKLSTTLKALFLPTPSVMHVKGYQRILDNLEVKCVRVNKDDYLQLMEYIQTSFKVDAKGKKIRLGNGHTSNAGFYGAVGSYSILKNCNSWTAVGLRKADVNTPLWDGLSSAIMLHLKDSCD